CCTTAAATCGTTCCACCAGATTATGAATAATCACATTTGGCAGACGAGGAATTTTGTTCAACACACGGTATCCGCGAGGCGAGACCATTTCTTCTGATGTAGCCATGGATGGGGGATAACCGAGCAGACGAACAATATGATTTACGTCGAGCAGTTCATCATCACTGGAACGCTTGAGCGAAAGTATTAAATCACGAATCGCCTCATCACTATCCTCTTTTGCATAGTCTTTATATAACAACCATGCCTCTTCCTCCATATTGCTGACAAGTTCCTCCATCTGCATACTGATCAGACGGCCTTCTGTACCTAATTCATTAATAAAGCGTTTAATTTCCATCTTGATCCGAATAACCATTTCAACCCGCTGAATAACGTTAACTACCTCTGGTATCGTAACTAATTCTTCAAACTCTGAAGCGGTCAGATTCGTCAAGGCTTGGTTAAGTACAGACCTATATTTCTCAAGTGTTTGAATGGCTTGATTCGCTTTCGTCAAGATCACGCCAATCTCTTTCAGTGCGTAACGCAGTCCCCCTTGATACAAGGTAATGATGTTACGGCGTTGGGAAATAGATACAACCAGTTTCCCTGTCTGCTTCGCTACACGCTCTGCTGTTCGGTGACGAATTCCGGTCTCTGAAGAGGCAATGGAGGAGTCAGGAATGAGTTGTGTGTTAGCGTAAAGGATACGCTTCAAGTCCTCACTTAATATAATGCCCCCATCCATTTTGGCCAACTCGTATAGATAATTGGGTGTAAAGTCACAGTTAATGGAGAAGCCACCTTCAACCACTTCCATCACCTCAGGACTGTATCCCACGACAATT
Above is a window of Paenibacillus segetis DNA encoding:
- the disA gene encoding DNA integrity scanning diadenylate cyclase DisA; protein product: MKESTQLEKMNDLLRLVAPGTAFRDGLENVLRAKTGGLIVVGYSPEVMEVVEGGFSINCDFTPNYLYELAKMDGGIILSEDLKRILYANTQLIPDSSIASSETGIRHRTAERVAKQTGKLVVSISQRRNIITLYQGGLRYALKEIGVILTKANQAIQTLEKYRSVLNQALTNLTASEFEELVTIPEVVNVIQRVEMVIRIKMEIKRFINELGTEGRLISMQMEELVSNMEEEAWLLYKDYAKEDSDEAIRDLILSLKRSSDDELLDVNHIVRLLGYPPSMATSEEMVSPRGYRVLNKIPRLPNVIIHNLVERFKELPYVLIASIEQLDEVDGIGEVRARVIKEGLNRLQEQVFIDRQI